A single Kiritimatiellia bacterium DNA region contains:
- a CDS encoding GTP pyrophosphokinase → AKLAHSLRVMARVRGALARTVAALHDVLETTPLALDDLRRLGFSDAVVRRVDLLTRRPRERYFDYIRRLEGDSVARRVKLADLDDNATRLRAAAARSVRARRKLKRNRAARRRLLRLGP, encoded by the coding sequence CGCAAAGCTCGCCCATTCGCTCCGCGTGATGGCACGCGTCCGCGGGGCCCTCGCCCGCACCGTCGCCGCGCTGCACGACGTGCTCGAAACCACCCCGCTCGCGCTCGACGACCTCCGGCGGCTCGGTTTCTCCGACGCGGTGGTTCGCCGCGTGGACCTGCTCACCCGGCGTCCGCGCGAACGGTACTTCGACTACATCCGTCGGCTCGAGGGTGATTCTGTTGCTCGCAGGGTGAAACTCGCAGATCTGGACGACAACGCAACGCGCCTTCGCGCTGCCGCAGCGCGCTCCGTTCGCGCCCGTCGCAAACTGAAGCGCAACCGCGCGGCCCGTCGCCGTCTTCTTCGTCTCGGACCCTAA